A window of the Archocentrus centrarchus isolate MPI-CPG fArcCen1 chromosome 17, fArcCen1, whole genome shotgun sequence genome harbors these coding sequences:
- the LOC115796099 gene encoding leukotriene B4 receptor 1-like, whose translation MDNISHPFLPSTTPDPNYQSPMKNHFSTAFSALILSLVFLLGVPGNLFIVWSILARIRRRSVTTLLILNLACADAFLMALTIFIIIYLVMKTWIFGNTMCKILFYLVNSNMYASVFLITLMSVHRLVAVVFPHTLFHLITRKVVRRVIMGMWVLVMVMSIPSLVFRNVKEETDDMNNKRNVCAPHHTLPKHVVFQYAFETVAGFIIPYTIIIICYVLILKHLRETKFQRKVRSEKLILAIVITFGLFWLPYHIINMMQVAEKWCPEGLPIRKTLHDISDNSRAVTSSLALISSCANPILYTFAGKSYIRKNGIAFMAKVFEGTYSDQTGIKNSRSTTRDELGKNKADFTNHPLASMPPNADCVHN comes from the exons ATGGACAACATAAGTCACCCATTCCTACCAAGCACCACTCCAGACCCTAATTATCAAAGCCCTATGAAAAATCACTTTTCCACAGCCTTTAGTGCCCTCATCCTCAGCTTGGTCTTCCTTTTGGGTGTCCCTGGAAATCTCTTCATTGTCTGGAGCATCCTGGCCCGCATCCGGCGGCGCTCAGTCACCACCCTCCTCATCCTCAACCTGGCATGTGCTGATGCATTCCTCATGGCCCTCACCATCTTTATCATCATCTACCTGGTCATGAAGACATGGATCTTTGGTAACACCATGTGCAAAATCCTGTTCTACCTGGTCAACTCCAACATGTACGCATCAGTCTTTCTGATAACACTGATGAGCGTGCACAGGCTGGTGGCTGTGGTGTTTCCACACACACTGTTCCACTTGATCACCAGGAAGGTTGTGAGGAGGGTGATCATGGGCATGTGGGTGCTGGTGATGGTCATGTCCATCCCCTCACTGGTGTTTCGAAACGTGAAAGAAGAAACTGATGATATGAACAATAAAAGAAACGTGTGTGCGCCCCATCACACCCTGCCTAAACAT GTGGTGTTTCAGTATGCCTTTGAGACAGTGGCAGGATTCATTATTCCTTATACAATCATTATAATCTGCTATGTTCTCATCCTGAAACACCTGAGGGAGACCAAATTCCAACGAAAGGTCCGCAGCGAGAAACTCATCCTGGCTATCGTCATCACCTTTGGCCTGTTCTGGCTGCCGTACCATATCATCAACATGATGCAG GTGGCAGAAAAGTGGTGCCCAGAGGGCTTACCCATAAGAAAAAC acTGCATGATATCTCTGACAACAGCCGTGCAGTGACCTCGTCTCTGGCCTTAATCAGCAGCTGTGCCAACCCGATCCTCTACACCTTTGCCGGGAAATCCTACATCAGAAAGAACGGCATTGCCTTCATGGCTAAGGTGTTTGAGGGAACATATTCAGACCAAACAGGAATCAAGAATAGCCGGTCCACAACTAGAGATGAACtgggaaaaaataaagctgatttcACCAACCACCCACTGGCATCTATGCCACCAAATGCAGACTGTGTACATAACTGA
- the nfatc4 gene encoding nuclear factor of activated T-cells, cytoplasmic 4, whose product MGAAPGSGWEEGEFEFKLVFEEDPPRQGPSPARTAEPESSVAGEENEGALLQLDSSSSSSLVTDNHLADSHAGHSISIPSPPPMSNQRAGMHSPPPRRAHIREFSGTYESLPARSVQVSESRVVECPSIQITTISPDDDPTPTISSYWDMGSSGGWDRERLYLPLLDPFTYRDRCPSSLSPSPASSPSSRGWLSPASSCDSLLVEEEELNEGGINFGHSPSSRPTSPGGKKRRNSPLASPCTSRRGSYSEELQGCNLEGGESTPQSQAPPSSCELSIPQKTRKTSLEQLSPREVDQEQALGHSSPCPLPEAQQTRREPPSVGMDYLSVPPPLAWGRTRASAHSPLFRSNALPPLDWPLPSQFDQYELRIEVQPRPHHRAHYETEGSRGAVKAAPTGHPVVKLCGYTERKPLSLQVFVGTADDRSIRPHPFYQIHRVTGKMVGTASHESVQAGTKLLDIPLSPENNMTALIDCAGILKLRNSDIELRKGETDVGRKNTRVRLVFRTHLPVTPPSAPPGRVLALQVASLPIECSQRSAQELPVIESISLTSCSVEGGEELLLSGTNFLPVSRVLFMERGTDGKLQWEEEAHIDRDNSNECLLCVRVPAYSDLSISRPVSVSLYVSNGKRKRSSTHCFKYLPIMFKEDDPLLSRPPVLPLDGGTGCPAGGPPRMDRGFHVRGDPMADERGLGFHLPPYPSTYSSPCPPINYNEEYCSKPDAAVEEPSGSRPALSERHPSFENLELGFTELLPPLYPRGPQPPSPSPSPWLDSPYLSSSPSPSHSSSLSPFPAGSPISASPLPPIPSSPYPQYSAYPQEVCPSPPSNPNPYQDICPASYSHYEGWDPQGRVLNTGHGGERDAKIQEYPLEFTSSASMHHITFEEVSEFIGEDIQSYHPGSQMDNQPN is encoded by the exons ATGGGGGCCGCGCCGGGCTCCGGCTGGGAGGAGGGAGAGTTCGAGTTCAAGTTGGTGTTTGAGGAGGATCCGCCGCGCCAGGGTCCATCCCCGGCGCGCACAGCCGAGCCGGAGAGCTCCGTTGCCGGGGAGGAAAATGAAGGCGCCCTGCTGCAACTGGactcctccagcagcagcagcctgg TTACAGACAACCACCTGGCTGATTCCCATGCAGGTCACTCAATCAGCATCCCCAGCCCACCACCCATGTCCAATCAGCGGGCGGGGATGCATTCCCCACCTCCACGAAGGGCCCACATCAGAGAGTTCAGCGGGACCTACGAGAGCCTGCCGGCACGCTCTGTACAG GTTTCTGAATCTCGTGTGGTCGAGTGCCCCAGCATCCAGATAACCACCATCTCACCTGACGATGACCCAACACCCACCATTTCCAGCTACTGGGACATGGGTAGCAGTGGCGGGTGGGACAGAGAGCGACTTTACCTTCCCCTGTTGGATCCCTTTACCTACCGTGACAGATgccccagctccctcagccCTAGCCCCGCCTCTAGCCCCTCCTCCCGAGGCTGGCTCAGCCCCGCCTCCAGCTGCGACTCCCTactggtggaggaggaggagctgaacGAAGGCGGCATCAATTTTGGGCACTCGCCGTCCTCAAGGCCCACCTCCCCAGGTGGAAAAAAGCGTAGAAACTCCCCGCTGGCGTCTCCCTGTACTTCGCGCAGAGGCAGTTACTCAGAGGAATTGCAGGGGTGCAACCTGGAGGGTGGAGAGTCCACCCCTCAGTCACAAGCTCCGCCCAGCAGCTGTGAGCTCAGCATTCCCCAGAAAACCAGGAAGACATCATTGGAACAG TTGTCTCCAAGGGAGGTGGATCAGGAACAGGCTCTAGGCCACAGCTCCCCCTGCCCGCTACCAGAGGCCCAGCAGACCAGGAGAGAGCCCCCTTCTGTTGGCATGGACTACCTCTCTGTTCCCCCTCCTCTAGCCTGGGGCAGAACCCGAGCCAGCGCCCACAGCCCTCTGTTCAG GTCTAACGCCCTGCCGCCGCTCGATTGGCCGCTGCCATCCCAGTTTGACCAGTACGAGCTGCGCATTGAGGTCCAGCCTCGGCCACACCACAGAGCCCACTACGAGACAGAGGGCAGCAGAGGAGCTGTCAAAGCTGCGCCAACAGGGCATCCTGTTGTCaag ctGTGTGGATACACAGAGAGGAAGCCGCTCTCTCTTCAGGTTTTCGTCGGAACAGCTGATGACCGATCAATCAGACCGCATCCTTTCTATCAGATACACAG GGTGACTGGGAAGATGGTGGGCACTGCCAGTCACGAGAGCGTCCAGGCAGGGACCAAACTGCTGGACATCCCCCTCAGTCCTGAGAACAACATGACTGCACT CATCGACTGTGCCGGGATTTTGAAACTGAGGAACTCAGACATCGAGCTCAGGAAAGGAGAAACAGATGTCGGAAGAAAAAACACACGTGTTCGTTTGGTGTTTCGTACCCACCTCCCTGTAACACCCCCTTCAGCACCCCCTGGACGGGTGTTGGCTCTGCAGGTTGCTTCTTTGCCCATCGAATGCT CCCAGCGTTCGGCCCAGGAGCTGCCTGTCATCGAGTCGATCAGCCTCACTTCCTGCTCTGTGGAAGGAGGGgaagagctgctgctgagcGGCACAAACTTCCTGCCAGTCTCCAGAGTCCTTTTCATGGAGAGAGGAACAG ATGGTAAATTACAGTGGGAGGAGGAGGCCCATATTGACCGTGACAACAGCAATGAG TGTTTGTTATGCGTGAGGGTCCCAGCCTACAGTGACCTCTCCATCAGTCGGCCTGTGTCGGTTAGTCTTTATGTCTCTAACGGGAAGAGGAAACGGAGCAGCACTCACTGTTTCAAGTATTTACCCA TTATGTTCAAAGAGGACGATCCCCTGCTCTCTCGACCCCCTGTGCTGCCTCTGGATGGTGGGACTGGGTGTCCTGCAGGGGGTCCACCCAGGATGGACAGGGGCTTCCATGTGAGAGGAGACCCCATGGCTGATGAGAGAGGCCTAGGCTTCCACCTGCCTCCATACCCCTCGACTTATTCCTCTCCTTGCCCGCCCATAAACTACAATGAGGAGTACTGCTCTAAACCTGACGCAGCAGTGGAAGAGCCCAGCGGGTCCAGGCCAGCCCTCTCCGAGCGTCATCCCAGTTTTGAGAACCTAGAGCTGGGCTTCACTgagctccttcctcctctgtacCCACGTGGTCCACAGCCTCCCTCTCCCTCACCTTCCCCATGGCTGGATTCTCCCTACTTgtcctcttcaccctctcctTCCCACTCCTCCTCTCTCAGCCCATTCCCAGCTGGAAGTCCCATCTCAGCCTCCCCTCTGCCTCCCATCCCCAGCTCCCCTTACCCACAGTACTCTGCTTATCCTCAGGAGGTGTGTCCCTCCCCTCCATCCAACCCAAACCCTTATCAGGACATCTGCCCAGCATCCTACTCCCACTATGAGGGCTGGGACCCCCAGGGAAGGGTGCTGAATACAGGACATGGGGGAGAGAGGGATGCCAAGATCCAGGAGTACCCACTGGAGTTTACCAGCTCTGCCTCTATGCACCACATTACGTTTGAAGAAG